The proteins below are encoded in one region of Micromonospora sp. DSM 45708:
- the rpmD gene encoding 50S ribosomal protein L30, producing the protein MARLKVTQVRSEIGTKQNQRDSLRSLGLKRINDVVVKEDRPEIRGMIFTVNHLVKVEEVE; encoded by the coding sequence ATGGCACGTCTGAAGGTCACCCAGGTCCGGTCCGAGATCGGGACCAAGCAGAACCAGCGTGACTCGCTGCGTTCGCTCGGTCTCAAGCGGATCAACGACGTGGTGGTCAAGGAGGACCGGCCGGAGATCCGCGGCATGATCTTCACGGTCAACCACCTCGTGAAGGTCGAGGAGGTCGAGTAA
- the rplO gene encoding 50S ribosomal protein L15 → MTIKVHHLRPAPGAKTDKTRVGRGEGSKGKTAGRGTKGSKARKNISAAFEGGQMPIHMRLPKMKGFKNKFKVVFQVVNLDRLAELFPNGGQVGPVELVEAGAVRKGHPVKVLGTGDLGGVSLQVSAHAFSASAKEKITAAGGSVTEL, encoded by the coding sequence ATGACGATCAAGGTGCACCACCTGCGTCCCGCTCCGGGGGCCAAGACCGACAAGACCCGTGTGGGTCGCGGTGAGGGCTCGAAGGGCAAGACCGCCGGACGCGGTACCAAGGGCTCGAAGGCCCGCAAGAACATCTCGGCGGCGTTCGAGGGTGGGCAGATGCCGATCCACATGCGCCTGCCGAAGATGAAGGGCTTCAAGAACAAGTTCAAGGTCGTGTTCCAGGTGGTCAACCTGGACCGGCTCGCGGAGCTCTTCCCGAACGGCGGCCAGGTCGGCCCGGTCGAGCTGGTCGAGGCCGGCGCGGTCCGCAAGGGCCACCCGGTCAAGGTGCTCGGCACCGGCGACCTCGGCGGCGTGTCCCTCCAGGTGTCGGCGCACGCGTTCAGCGCGTCGGCCAAGGAGAAGATCACCGCGGCCGGCGGCTCGGTCACCGAGCTGTAA
- the secY gene encoding preprotein translocase subunit SecY, with product MLSAFLSAFRTPDLRKKLLFTVGIIAVYRLGATLPSPGVSYGNVQKCLDTIQGSTGVLNLLDLFSGGALLQLSVFALGIMPYITASIILQLLTVVIPRLEQLRKEGQAGQAKITQYTRYLTLGLGILQSSAFVALARSGQLFNNQCDQFPIVPKGTGIPDWLTLTVLVMTMTAGTGVVMWLGELITDRGVGNGMSVLIFTSIAARLPSEGWKIKTTKGWGMFLLVIALVLLVITAVTFIEQAQRRIPVQYAKRMIGRRMYGGTSTYIPLKVNQAGVIPVIFASSLLYLPTLALQFFDQNDPGKVQAWIQNHIVKASAPEHIAIYFLLIIFFTYFYVSITFNPTEVADNMKKYGGFVPGIRPGKPTAEYLDFILSRITLPGALYLGIVAILPNFFFIWLDNQQFQNFPFGGTAVLIMVGVGLETVKQIESQLMQRNYEGFLR from the coding sequence TTGCTGTCCGCCTTTCTCAGTGCGTTCCGTACGCCTGACCTGCGCAAGAAGCTGCTGTTCACAGTAGGCATCATCGCGGTCTACCGGTTGGGCGCCACGCTGCCCAGCCCGGGCGTCTCGTACGGCAACGTGCAGAAGTGCCTCGACACCATCCAGGGCAGCACGGGTGTGCTCAACCTGCTGGATCTCTTCTCCGGCGGCGCGCTGCTCCAGCTCTCGGTCTTCGCGCTGGGCATCATGCCCTACATCACCGCGTCGATCATCCTGCAGCTGCTGACGGTGGTGATCCCGCGCCTGGAGCAGCTCCGCAAGGAGGGCCAGGCCGGTCAGGCGAAGATCACCCAGTACACCCGCTACCTGACGCTGGGCCTGGGCATCCTCCAGTCCTCGGCGTTCGTGGCGCTGGCCCGCTCCGGGCAGCTGTTCAACAACCAGTGCGACCAGTTCCCGATCGTGCCCAAGGGCACCGGCATCCCGGACTGGCTGACGCTCACCGTCCTGGTGATGACGATGACCGCCGGCACCGGCGTGGTGATGTGGCTCGGCGAGCTGATCACCGACCGGGGCGTCGGCAACGGCATGTCGGTGCTGATCTTCACCTCGATCGCGGCCCGGCTCCCCAGCGAGGGCTGGAAGATCAAGACCACCAAGGGCTGGGGGATGTTCCTCCTCGTCATCGCCCTGGTGCTGCTGGTCATCACCGCGGTCACGTTCATCGAGCAGGCGCAGCGCCGCATCCCGGTGCAGTACGCGAAGCGCATGATCGGCCGGCGGATGTACGGCGGCACCTCCACCTACATCCCGCTCAAGGTGAACCAGGCCGGCGTCATCCCGGTCATCTTCGCCTCGTCGCTGCTCTACCTGCCGACGCTCGCGCTCCAGTTCTTCGACCAGAACGACCCGGGCAAGGTCCAGGCCTGGATCCAGAACCACATCGTGAAGGCGAGCGCGCCGGAGCACATCGCGATCTACTTCCTGCTGATCATCTTCTTCACGTACTTCTACGTGTCGATCACGTTCAACCCGACCGAGGTCGCGGACAACATGAAGAAGTACGGCGGCTTCGTGCCGGGCATCCGCCCCGGCAAGCCGACCGCCGAGTACCTCGACTTCATCCTCAGCCGGATCACCCTGCCGGGCGCGCTCTACCTCGGCATCGTCGCGATCCTGCCGAACTTCTTCTTCATCTGGCTGGACAACCAGCAGTTCCAGAACTTCCCGTTCGGCGGCACCGCTGTGCTCATCATGGTCGGCGTCGGTCTGGAGACCGTGAAGCAGATCGAGAGCCAACTCATGCAGCGGAACTACGAAGGGTTCCTGCGGTAG
- a CDS encoding adenylate kinase: MRLVLVGPPGAGKGTQAEFIAAHLSVPKISTGDIFRANVTQGTPLGVEAKRYMDAGKLVPDDVTINMVRDRLAEPDAGEGFLLDGFPRTTPQAAELDKLLADLGTMLDLVLELVVDDDEVIRRLSGRRTCRGCGKIWHVEFDATTRDGICDRCGAELFQRDDDKPETIAARLREYSEKTAPLVDYYGAQGKLVGIDATGPVEDVTVRAIDALRSYGG; this comes from the coding sequence ATGCGACTCGTTCTGGTTGGCCCGCCGGGCGCGGGCAAGGGCACACAGGCGGAGTTCATCGCCGCGCACCTCTCGGTGCCGAAGATCTCGACCGGTGACATCTTCCGGGCCAACGTCACCCAGGGCACGCCGCTGGGCGTCGAGGCGAAGCGGTACATGGACGCCGGCAAGCTGGTCCCGGACGACGTCACCATCAACATGGTCCGGGACCGGCTCGCCGAGCCGGACGCCGGCGAGGGCTTCCTGCTCGACGGCTTCCCGCGTACCACGCCGCAGGCCGCCGAGCTGGACAAGCTCCTCGCCGACCTGGGCACGATGCTGGACCTGGTGTTGGAGCTGGTCGTCGACGACGACGAGGTGATCCGGCGGCTCTCCGGCCGGCGCACCTGCCGGGGCTGCGGCAAGATCTGGCACGTCGAGTTCGACGCGACCACCCGGGACGGCATCTGCGACCGCTGCGGCGCGGAGCTGTTCCAGCGCGACGACGACAAGCCGGAGACCATCGCCGCCCGGCTCCGGGAATACTCCGAGAAGACCGCGCCGCTCGTCGACTACTACGGCGCCCAGGGCAAGCTGGTGGGCATCGACGCGACCGGGCCGGTGGAGGACGTCACCGTCCGCGCCATCGACGCGCTGCGGTCGTACGGCGGCTGA
- the map gene encoding type I methionyl aminopeptidase gives MRRPQLDIQLKTPEQIELMRAAGLVVARALARMREAVAPGVSTADLDAIAEATIREAGAVPSFKGYHGFPASICSSVNEQVVHAIPSPEQVLREGDLISIDCGAVLDGWHGDAAITVAVGEVDPALLRMAEVAEDAMWAGIAAAARGAASGKGRLTDISHAVETAVRKGGRYGIVDGYGGHGIGTEMHQDPHVLNHGRPGKGPRLVPGLALAIEPMITAGSPRTVELADGWTVVTRDRSMAVHVEHSMALLADGVWVLTASDGGRARLGELVTSRQPANSPAR, from the coding sequence ATGCGCCGTCCCCAGCTGGACATCCAGCTGAAGACCCCCGAGCAGATCGAGCTGATGCGGGCCGCCGGTCTGGTGGTCGCCCGCGCCCTGGCCCGGATGCGGGAGGCGGTCGCGCCCGGTGTGTCCACCGCCGATCTCGACGCGATCGCCGAGGCGACCATCCGGGAGGCCGGCGCGGTCCCGTCGTTCAAGGGTTACCACGGCTTCCCGGCGTCGATCTGCTCCTCGGTCAACGAGCAGGTGGTGCACGCCATCCCGTCGCCGGAGCAGGTGCTCCGCGAGGGCGACCTGATCTCCATCGACTGCGGGGCGGTGCTCGACGGCTGGCACGGCGACGCGGCCATCACGGTGGCCGTGGGGGAGGTCGATCCGGCCCTGCTGCGGATGGCCGAGGTCGCCGAGGACGCCATGTGGGCCGGGATCGCCGCCGCGGCCCGGGGCGCGGCCTCCGGCAAGGGCCGGCTGACCGACATCTCGCACGCGGTGGAGACCGCGGTCCGCAAGGGCGGCCGGTACGGCATCGTCGACGGCTACGGCGGCCACGGCATCGGCACGGAGATGCACCAGGACCCGCACGTGCTCAACCACGGTCGCCCCGGCAAGGGGCCGCGGCTGGTGCCCGGCCTGGCGCTCGCCATCGAGCCGATGATCACGGCGGGCTCCCCGCGTACCGTCGAGTTGGCCGACGGCTGGACCGTGGTGACGCGGGACCGCTCGATGGCGGTGCACGTGGAGCACTCGATGGCGCTGCTGGCGGACGGGGTGTGGGTGCTCACCGCCTCCGACGGCGGCCGGGCCCGCCTCGGCGAGCTGGTCACCTCCCGCCAGCCGGCGAACTCCCCGGCCCGCTGA
- the infA gene encoding translation initiation factor IF-1 has translation MPKKDGAIEIEGRVIEPLPNAMFRVELANGHKVLAHISGKMRQHYIRILPEDRVVVELSPYDLTRGRIVYRYK, from the coding sequence ATGCCGAAAAAAGACGGAGCCATCGAGATCGAGGGTCGGGTCATCGAGCCCCTGCCGAACGCCATGTTCCGGGTGGAGCTCGCGAACGGCCACAAGGTGCTGGCTCACATCAGCGGCAAGATGCGGCAGCACTACATCCGCATCCTGCCGGAGGACCGGGTCGTCGTCGAACTCTCGCCGTACGACCTGACCCGCGGGCGCATCGTCTACCGCTACAAGTAA
- the rpmJ gene encoding 50S ribosomal protein L36, with protein sequence MKVKPSVKRICNKCRVIRRHGRVMVICSDPRHKQRQG encoded by the coding sequence GTGAAGGTCAAGCCGAGCGTCAAGAGGATCTGCAACAAGTGCCGGGTGATCCGTCGGCACGGCCGGGTCATGGTCATCTGTAGCGACCCGCGTCACAAGCAGCGCCAGGGCTGA
- the rpsM gene encoding 30S ribosomal protein S13: MARLVGVDLPREKRMEIALTYIFGVGRTRALETLAATGISPDKRVRDLTDEELVELRNHIEGNYKVEGDLRREVAADIRRKVEIGCYAGIRHRRGLPVRGQRTKTNARTRKGPKRTVAGKKKPGKK; encoded by the coding sequence ATGGCACGTCTAGTCGGCGTGGATCTCCCCCGCGAGAAGCGGATGGAGATCGCGCTCACCTACATCTTCGGGGTCGGCCGTACCCGCGCCCTGGAGACGCTCGCCGCGACCGGCATCTCGCCGGACAAGCGCGTTCGGGACCTCACGGACGAGGAGCTCGTCGAGCTCCGGAACCACATCGAGGGCAACTACAAGGTTGAAGGCGACCTGCGCCGCGAGGTCGCCGCTGACATCCGCCGCAAGGTCGAGATCGGCTGTTACGCCGGCATCCGGCACCGTCGCGGTCTGCCCGTGCGCGGTCAGCGCACCAAGACCAACGCGCGGACCCGGAAGGGCCCGAAGCGGACCGTGGCCGGCAAGAAGAAGCCCGGCAAGAAGTAA
- the rpsK gene encoding 30S ribosomal protein S11, with protein sequence MPPKARAGAAVKKVRRKERKNVAHGQAHIKSTFNNTIVSITDPTGAVISWASSGQVGFKGSRKSTPFAAQLAAEAAARRAMEHGMRKVDVFVKGPGSGRETAIRSLQAAGLEVGQISDVTPQPHNGCRPPKRRRV encoded by the coding sequence ATGCCACCGAAGGCTCGTGCCGGAGCCGCCGTCAAGAAGGTCCGGCGCAAGGAACGCAAGAACGTCGCCCACGGGCAGGCGCACATCAAGAGCACCTTCAACAACACCATCGTGTCCATCACGGACCCGACCGGTGCGGTCATCTCCTGGGCCTCCTCCGGCCAGGTGGGCTTCAAGGGCTCCCGCAAGTCGACCCCGTTCGCCGCGCAGCTGGCCGCCGAGGCCGCCGCGCGTCGGGCCATGGAGCACGGCATGCGCAAGGTCGACGTGTTCGTCAAGGGCCCCGGCTCCGGCCGGGAGACCGCCATCCGTTCGCTGCAGGCCGCCGGTCTCGAGGTCGGGCAGATTTCCGACGTCACGCCGCAGCCGCACAACGGGTGCCGTCCGCCGAAGCGTCGCCGGGTCTGA
- the rpsD gene encoding 30S ribosomal protein S4: MARYTGADCRRCRREKMKLFLKGSKCDGPKCPFESRPFPPGQHGRGRTKETEYLLQLREKQKARRVYGVLEKQFRGYYEEAVGKKAKTGEVLLQILESRLDNVVYRAGYAKSRDMARQLVKHGHFTVNGKKVDIPSYRVKEHDIIEVRGKSKELTPFIVAQAEAGSKTVPAWLEAIPSQMKVLVHSLPARQVIDTQVQEQLIVELYSK; the protein is encoded by the coding sequence ATGGCTCGTTACACCGGTGCTGACTGCCGCCGTTGCCGGCGGGAGAAGATGAAGCTGTTCCTCAAGGGCAGCAAGTGCGATGGTCCGAAGTGCCCGTTCGAGTCCCGGCCGTTCCCGCCCGGGCAGCACGGCCGCGGCCGCACGAAGGAGACGGAGTACCTGCTCCAGCTCCGTGAGAAGCAGAAGGCCCGTCGTGTCTACGGCGTGCTGGAGAAGCAGTTCCGCGGCTACTACGAAGAGGCCGTGGGCAAGAAGGCCAAGACCGGTGAGGTTCTGCTCCAGATCCTCGAGTCGCGGCTGGACAACGTGGTCTACCGGGCCGGCTACGCCAAGTCCCGGGACATGGCCCGTCAGCTGGTCAAGCACGGTCACTTCACGGTGAACGGCAAGAAGGTCGACATCCCGTCGTACCGCGTCAAGGAGCACGACATCATCGAGGTCCGGGGCAAGAGCAAGGAGCTCACCCCGTTCATCGTCGCGCAGGCCGAGGCCGGCTCCAAGACCGTTCCGGCGTGGCTCGAGGCCATCCCCAGCCAGATGAAGGTCCTCGTGCACTCGCTCCCGGCCCGTCAGGTGATCGACACCCAGGTCCAGGAGCAGCTGATCGTCGAGCTCTACTCCAAGTAA
- a CDS encoding DNA-directed RNA polymerase subunit alpha codes for MLISQRPSLSEESINETRSKFTIEPLEPGFGYTLGNSLRRTLLSSIPGAAVTSIKIDGVLHEFTTIPGVKEDVVELVMNIKELCVSSEHDEPVSMYLRKQGPGDVTAGDIQPPAGVSVHNPDLKLATLNGKGRLDMELTVERGRGYVTAAQNKQAGAEIGRIPVDSIYSPVLKVTYRVEATRVEQRTDFDRLIIDVESKPSMGPRTALASAGSTLVELFGLARELDETAEGIDIGPSPQDAQLAADLALPIEELDLTVRSYNCLKREGINSVGELIGRTEADLLDIRNFGQKSIDEVKMKLAGMGLGLKDSAPNFDPAHVVDAFGEADYDTDDYRETEQL; via the coding sequence ATGCTCATCAGCCAGCGACCGTCTCTCTCCGAAGAGTCGATCAACGAGACCCGGTCCAAGTTCACCATCGAGCCGCTGGAGCCCGGCTTCGGCTACACGCTCGGCAACTCGCTCCGGCGCACGCTGCTGTCGTCCATCCCGGGCGCGGCGGTCACCTCGATCAAGATCGACGGCGTGCTGCACGAGTTCACCACGATCCCCGGTGTCAAGGAGGACGTGGTCGAGCTCGTCATGAACATCAAGGAGCTGTGCGTCAGCTCCGAGCACGACGAGCCGGTCAGCATGTACCTGCGCAAGCAGGGCCCGGGCGACGTGACCGCCGGTGACATCCAGCCCCCGGCCGGTGTCTCCGTGCACAACCCGGACCTGAAGCTCGCCACCCTCAACGGCAAGGGCCGGCTCGACATGGAGCTGACCGTCGAGCGGGGCCGGGGCTACGTCACCGCCGCGCAGAACAAGCAGGCGGGCGCCGAGATCGGCCGGATCCCGGTCGACTCGATCTACTCGCCGGTGCTCAAGGTGACCTACCGCGTCGAGGCGACCCGGGTCGAGCAGCGGACCGACTTCGACCGGCTGATCATCGACGTCGAGAGCAAGCCGTCGATGGGCCCGCGTACCGCGCTGGCCTCGGCTGGTTCGACGCTGGTGGAGCTGTTCGGGCTCGCCCGCGAGCTGGACGAGACCGCCGAGGGCATCGACATCGGGCCGTCTCCGCAGGACGCCCAGCTGGCGGCGGACCTGGCTCTGCCGATCGAGGAGCTGGACCTGACCGTCCGCTCCTACAACTGCCTCAAGCGCGAGGGCATCAACTCCGTTGGTGAGCTGATCGGGCGTACCGAGGCCGACCTCCTCGACATCCGCAACTTCGGTCAGAAGTCGATCGACGAGGTCAAGATGAAGCTCGCCGGGATGGGCCTGGGGCTGAAGGACTCGGCTCCGAACTTCGACCCGGCGCACGTCGTGGACGCCTTCGGCGAGGCCGACTACGACACCGACGACTACCGCGAGACCGAGCAGCTCTAG
- the rplQ gene encoding 50S ribosomal protein L17 encodes MPTPTKGPRLGGSPAHERLMLANLATALFQHGKIQTTETKARRLRPLAEQLITKAKRGDLASRRRVLGVVKDKDVVYSLFDQIAPRYANRNGGYTRIVKTGPRKGDAAPMAIIELVEELAVAEPKANKKTAARKAAQQDKVEALAPAEEAPKASAGDQDAEAPVSASGDTAAAREDSDEAAENNKA; translated from the coding sequence ATGCCCACGCCCACCAAGGGCCCCCGCCTCGGCGGCAGCCCCGCGCACGAGCGGCTGATGCTGGCCAACCTGGCCACCGCGCTGTTCCAGCACGGCAAGATCCAGACCACCGAGACGAAGGCCCGGCGGCTCCGTCCGCTGGCCGAGCAGCTCATCACCAAGGCCAAGCGCGGCGACCTCGCCTCGCGCCGCCGGGTGCTGGGCGTCGTCAAGGACAAGGACGTGGTCTACTCCCTGTTCGACCAGATCGCGCCCCGGTACGCCAACCGCAACGGTGGCTACACCCGGATCGTGAAGACCGGTCCGCGCAAGGGCGACGCCGCTCCGATGGCGATCATCGAGCTGGTCGAGGAGCTTGCGGTCGCCGAGCCGAAGGCGAACAAGAAGACCGCCGCCCGCAAGGCCGCCCAGCAGGACAAGGTCGAGGCCCTGGCCCCGGCCGAGGAGGCCCCCAAGGCCAGCGCCGGTGACCAGGACGCCGAGGCTCCGGTCTCCGCCTCCGGTGACACCGCCGCCGCCCGCGAGGACAGCGACGAGGCCGCCGAGAACAACAAGGCCTGA
- the truA gene encoding tRNA pseudouridine(38-40) synthase TruA, with amino-acid sequence MDERTRLRLDVSYDGTDFSGWAPQPTRRTVAGVLMETLDLVLGAGTVTGLTVAGRTDAGVHATGQVCHLDLPTEVWRAHEGRLLRRLARLLPPDARVRAMTEVPADFDARFSATFRRYEYRVTDAPWGAEPLRRRDTLAWPKPLDLAALNAAATGLVGEHDFAAYCRRKENATTLREVTRLDWRRDPDAILVATVQADAFCQNMVRSLVGAMLVAGDGRRPVQWPAGLLTRRERSSEVTVAPAHGLALVEVGYPADPAGYARRADLTRRLRVPVAEG; translated from the coding sequence GTGGACGAGCGGACCCGGCTGCGGCTGGACGTCTCGTACGACGGCACCGACTTCTCCGGATGGGCCCCCCAGCCCACCCGGCGTACGGTCGCCGGAGTGCTCATGGAGACGCTGGACCTGGTGCTCGGCGCGGGCACGGTCACCGGCCTGACCGTGGCCGGGCGGACCGACGCCGGGGTGCACGCCACCGGGCAGGTCTGCCACCTGGACCTGCCGACCGAGGTGTGGCGCGCGCACGAGGGGCGGCTGCTGCGCCGGCTGGCCCGACTGCTCCCGCCGGACGCCCGGGTACGCGCGATGACCGAGGTGCCGGCCGACTTCGACGCCCGGTTCTCGGCCACGTTCCGGCGCTACGAGTACCGGGTCACCGACGCCCCGTGGGGCGCCGAGCCGCTGCGCCGGCGCGACACGCTGGCCTGGCCGAAGCCGCTCGACCTGGCGGCGCTCAACGCCGCCGCGACCGGCCTGGTGGGCGAGCACGACTTCGCCGCGTACTGCCGGCGCAAGGAGAACGCCACCACGCTGCGCGAGGTGACCCGGCTGGACTGGCGGCGTGACCCGGACGCCATCCTGGTCGCCACCGTGCAGGCCGACGCGTTCTGCCAGAACATGGTGCGCAGCCTGGTCGGCGCCATGCTCGTCGCCGGGGACGGCCGGCGGCCGGTCCAGTGGCCGGCCGGCCTGCTGACCCGCCGGGAACGGTCCAGCGAGGTCACCGTGGCGCCCGCGCACGGCCTCGCCCTGGTCGAGGTCGGCTACCCGGCCGACCCGGCGGGGTACGCCCGCCGCGCCGACCTCACCCGCCGGCTGCGGGTCCCGGTCGCCGAGGGCTGA
- a CDS encoding class I SAM-dependent methyltransferase, whose amino-acid sequence MTGDHYFTAEPTTPARPREVEFSVAGRDYTLTSAGGVFSADRLDPGTAVLLRKADLPAADATGPMLDIGCGFGPITCVLATVAPTAPVWAVDVNERARALTTANAARVGAADRVHAVAPDELPPDVTFAQIWSNPPIHIGKAELHGLLLRWLPRLTADGVAWLVVARHLGGDSLHRWLVEQGWQVQRHASQKGFRVLRVTR is encoded by the coding sequence GTGACCGGCGACCACTACTTCACCGCTGAGCCCACGACCCCGGCCCGCCCGCGCGAGGTCGAGTTCTCCGTCGCCGGGCGCGACTACACGCTCACCTCGGCCGGCGGGGTCTTCTCCGCCGACCGGCTCGACCCGGGCACCGCCGTGCTGCTGCGCAAGGCCGACCTGCCGGCCGCCGACGCCACCGGCCCGATGCTCGACATCGGCTGCGGGTTCGGACCGATCACCTGCGTCCTGGCCACGGTCGCGCCGACCGCCCCGGTCTGGGCCGTGGACGTCAACGAACGGGCCCGCGCGCTCACCACCGCCAACGCCGCCCGCGTCGGCGCGGCCGACCGGGTCCACGCCGTCGCCCCGGACGAGCTGCCGCCGGACGTCACGTTCGCACAGATCTGGTCGAACCCGCCGATCCACATCGGCAAGGCGGAACTGCACGGCCTGCTGTTGCGCTGGCTGCCCCGGCTCACCGCGGACGGCGTGGCGTGGCTGGTCGTCGCCCGGCACCTCGGCGGCGACTCGCTGCACCGGTGGCTGGTCGAGCAGGGGTGGCAGGTGCAGCGGCACGCCAGCCAGAAGGGCTTCCGGGTGCTCCGCGTCACCCGGTAA
- a CDS encoding ABC-F family ATP-binding cassette domain-containing protein produces MGYVDVAGAGHILPDGRELFREVSFRVGEGAKVALVGPNGAGKTTLLRMVAGDLPVPTGAIARAGGLGVMRQFIGMIGDDSTLADLALSLAPPALRDAGRRLVETEAAMRAAEVRGKFSSAAGKAQLAYADALAAWGEAGGYDAEVLFDTVTTIVLDLPWDTARDRPVRTLSGGQQKRFALELLLRGPDEVLLLDEPDNFLDVPGKRWLEARLRESGKSVLYVSHDRELLAQTADRVVAVEGGSAWVHPGGFASWHDARVARHARLDELRRRWDEEHQKLRELMLMYKQKAAYNDGLASRYQAAQTRLRKFEEAGPPPVPPKDQDIRMRLTGGRTGKRAVIAEQLELDGLTYPFDLELWYGDRVAVLGANGTGKSHFLRLLARGGTDPEPGNTPVDGAAALAPVAHGGVVRLGARVRPGHFSQTHDRPELMAKTLVEVLWRGDEHRAGMDRHAAMAALSRYELAAQGDQRFGTLSGGQQARFLVLLLELSGATLLLLDEPTDNLDLASAEALEAGLTAFDGTVVAVTHDRWFTRTFDRFVLFRGDGDVVETPEPVWDVG; encoded by the coding sequence GTGGGATACGTGGACGTGGCAGGGGCCGGGCACATCCTCCCGGACGGGCGGGAACTGTTCCGGGAGGTGTCGTTCCGGGTCGGTGAGGGCGCCAAGGTGGCCCTCGTCGGGCCCAACGGCGCCGGCAAGACGACGCTGCTCCGCATGGTCGCCGGTGACCTGCCGGTGCCCACCGGCGCGATCGCCCGTGCCGGCGGGCTGGGCGTGATGCGGCAGTTCATCGGCATGATCGGTGACGACTCGACGCTCGCCGACCTGGCCCTGTCACTCGCTCCGCCGGCGCTGCGCGACGCCGGCCGCCGGCTGGTCGAGACCGAGGCGGCCATGCGGGCGGCCGAGGTCCGCGGCAAGTTCAGCTCCGCCGCCGGCAAGGCCCAGCTCGCGTACGCCGACGCGCTGGCCGCCTGGGGCGAAGCCGGCGGGTACGACGCCGAGGTGCTCTTCGACACCGTCACCACCATCGTGCTGGACCTGCCCTGGGACACCGCCCGGGACCGGCCGGTCCGGACGCTCTCCGGCGGCCAGCAGAAACGCTTCGCGCTGGAGCTGCTGCTGCGCGGCCCGGACGAGGTGCTGCTGCTCGACGAGCCGGACAACTTCCTCGACGTGCCCGGCAAGCGGTGGCTGGAGGCGCGGCTGCGGGAGTCCGGCAAGTCGGTGCTCTACGTCTCGCACGACCGGGAGCTGCTGGCGCAGACCGCCGACCGGGTGGTCGCCGTGGAGGGCGGCAGCGCCTGGGTGCACCCGGGCGGCTTCGCGAGCTGGCACGACGCGCGGGTGGCCCGGCACGCCCGCCTCGACGAACTGCGCCGGCGCTGGGACGAGGAACACCAGAAGCTGCGCGAGCTGATGCTGATGTACAAGCAGAAGGCCGCGTACAACGACGGGTTGGCCTCCCGCTACCAGGCCGCGCAGACCCGGCTGCGCAAGTTCGAGGAGGCCGGGCCGCCGCCCGTACCCCCGAAGGACCAGGACATCCGGATGCGGCTGACCGGCGGGCGGACCGGCAAGCGCGCGGTGATCGCCGAGCAGTTGGAGCTGGACGGCCTGACCTACCCGTTCGACCTGGAACTCTGGTACGGCGACCGGGTCGCGGTGCTCGGCGCGAACGGGACCGGCAAGTCGCACTTCCTGCGTTTGCTGGCCCGCGGCGGCACCGACCCGGAACCGGGCAACACGCCTGTCGACGGCGCCGCCGCGCTCGCACCGGTCGCGCACGGCGGCGTGGTGCGGCTCGGCGCCCGGGTCCGGCCGGGGCACTTCTCGCAGACCCACGACCGGCCGGAACTGATGGCGAAGACGCTGGTCGAGGTGCTGTGGCGGGGCGACGAGCACCGGGCCGGCATGGACCGGCACGCGGCCATGGCGGCGCTGTCCCGCTACGAGCTGGCCGCCCAGGGCGACCAGCGCTTCGGCACGCTCTCCGGCGGCCAGCAGGCCCGCTTCCTGGTGCTGCTGCTGGAGCTGTCCGGGGCCACGCTGCTGCTGCTCGACGAGCCGACCGACAACCTCGACCTGGCCTCCGCCGAGGCGCTGGAGGCCGGTCTGACCGCGTTCGACGGCACGGTGGTCGCGGTGACGCACGACAGGTGGTTCACCCGGACCTTCGACCGGTTCGTGCTGTTCCGGGGCGACGGGGACGTGGTGGAGACGCCGGAGCCGGTCTGGGACGTCGGATGA